A single genomic interval of Rosistilla ulvae harbors:
- the rplL gene encoding 50S ribosomal protein L7/L12, protein MSEDTAVAEVSAETKEMGDKIAQLTLKQAKELSDYLKDEHGIEPASGGGAVMMAAPTDGPAAEAEKTEFDVVLTGFGDKKLNVVKVVKNLTGASLMDAKKMVESCPATLKEAVSKEDAEKVKAEVEEAGGSVELK, encoded by the coding sequence ATGTCGGAAGACACCGCAGTAGCTGAAGTCAGCGCCGAAACTAAAGAAATGGGCGATAAGATCGCTCAACTGACCCTCAAGCAAGCCAAAGAATTGAGCGATTACCTGAAGGACGAGCACGGCATCGAGCCAGCTTCCGGTGGTGGCGCTGTCATGATGGCTGCTCCAACCGACGGTCCTGCTGCTGAAGCAGAGAAGACTGAATTCGACGTCGTTCTGACCGGATTCGGCGACAAGAAGTTGAACGTCGTTAAGGTTGTTAAGAACCTGACCGGCGCTTCGCTGATGGACGCCAAGAAGATGGTCGAGAGCTGCCCTGCAACTCTGAAAGAAGCCGTCTCGAAGGAAGATGCCGAGAAGGTCAAGGCAGAAGTCGAAGAAGCTGGCGGTAGCGTCGAATTGAAATAG
- the rplJ gene encoding 50S ribosomal protein L10, translating into MSKFVKELVTRDIKNRLDGVEDAVIVSTVGMDANTTCELRAELRQKEISMLVIKNSLARKATEGTSLSPMFEGAAGSLAVCFGGSDFISLVKEVVRLDKDSEKFGKFVATGGVMDGEALDPDGLKAVSKWPSREEQISMLVGQILGPGANLSAALLGPGKTLNGQIKKISEEEE; encoded by the coding sequence ATGAGTAAGTTCGTCAAAGAATTAGTAACTCGCGACATCAAGAATCGTCTTGATGGTGTCGAGGACGCAGTGATCGTAAGTACGGTTGGGATGGACGCCAACACGACGTGCGAGCTTCGCGCCGAACTGAGGCAGAAAGAGATCTCCATGTTGGTGATCAAAAACTCCTTGGCTCGCAAGGCTACCGAGGGCACCTCCTTGAGCCCGATGTTCGAAGGTGCGGCCGGTTCGTTGGCCGTTTGCTTCGGCGGCAGCGATTTCATCTCGCTCGTCAAAGAAGTCGTTCGGCTAGACAAAGATAGCGAGAAGTTCGGAAAGTTCGTCGCCACCGGCGGCGTGATGGACGGCGAAGCGTTGGACCCCGATGGGCTCAAAGCAGTCAGCAAGTGGCCGAGTCGCGAAGAGCAGATCTCGATGCTTGTCGGCCAAATCCTCGGCCCAGGTGCAAACCTGTCCGCCGCTTTGCTTGGCCCTGGCAAGACGCTCAACGGCCAAATCAAGAAGATTTCCGAAGAGGAAGAGTAG